The following coding sequences are from one Culex quinquefasciatus strain JHB chromosome 1, VPISU_Cqui_1.0_pri_paternal, whole genome shotgun sequence window:
- the LOC6048771 gene encoding uncharacterized protein LOC6048771, producing MKFALFAIVLISFAALALTQSRQNTIRWGNKKQSDVLIGHYVAIKKAKSSWFSSKAVNQTLQYPAMGQLGRNISAIYFYEAPKGRANPKLLSGGIGRNYTTILLTSQKGQGLNVTVELYGPQQRWSQG from the exons ATGAAGTTCGCCCTGTTTGCTATCGTTCTGATAAGCTTCGCTGCTCTGGCACTGACCCAAAGTCGCCAAAACACCATCAGGTGGGGCAACAAGAAACAGTCGGACGTTCTAATCGGTCATTACGTTGCCATCAAAAAGGCCAAAAGCTCCTGGTTCTCGAGCAAAGCGGTCAACCAGACGCTGCAATATCCGGCGATg gGCCAACTCGGGCGCAACATTTCCGCCATCTACTTCTACGAGGCGCCCAAGGGCCGGGCCAATCCCAAACTGTTGAGCGGCGGTATTGGCCGCAACTACACCACGATCCTGCTGACATCCCAGAAAGGTCAAGGGCTGAACGTCACGGTTGAGCTGTACGGACCGCAGCAGCGGTGGAGCCAGGGCTGA
- the LOC119765528 gene encoding probable salivary secreted peptide yields MKFLVLVLATLALAVSAQLQHNGSWGTRGPQDVLLFRENVVAKPKWLRVNKVDLSYPQRGQNGGTITAINVYDGSTNGKGGYAKIKAGGVGQNNVTIRFKSQRGKAMNFTVEIYGQK; encoded by the exons atGAAGTTCCTCGTACTTGTTCTCGCCACTCTGGCCCTCGCGGTTTCCGCCCAACTCCAGCACAACGGATCCTGGGGCACCCGCGGGCCGCAGGACGTTCTGCTGTTCCGCGAAAACGTCGTCGCCAAGCCCAAGTGGCTCCGGGTCAACAAAGTGGACCTCAGCTACCCGCAGAGG GGTCAAAACGGAGGCACCATCACCGCCATCAACGTGTACGACGGGTCCACCAACGGGAAGGGGGGCTACGCCAAGATCAAGGCCGGCGGCGTGGGCCAAAACAACGTCACCATCCGGTTCAAGTCCCAGCGGGGCAAGGCGATGAACTTTACGGTGGAGATTTACGGGCAGAAGTAA